A section of the Flavobacterium ardleyense genome encodes:
- a CDS encoding TonB-dependent receptor, whose product MKKYFILLLFISSVGQLFSQQVQFKVLNRLSQQPIAAVNIYKGAEWITVSNKEGQFIVNLDSISENYILKAIGYQNLSVQLSSTSGERVFYLSTLVEALSEVQIRSTNIPTGLQNISSSISVIRAAEFRRTDATNILESLNNVPGIYINQGALNTNKINIRGIGARSQYSTNRIQAYYDGIPLSTAEGELTLDDFDQEAVERVEIIKGPTSSVYGAGLGGSINLYSKTSIKAETSAKLGSQFGSYNTQKHVLQASNSTENSSIFATFSSLESDGYRENGNYDRKSALVNGAISTSDKGKLSYIANFTQLKAFIPSSLNKNDYLNNPESASFTWKQAQGFESYDRGLLGGSYTHSLSDNFTNTTSIFISFRDAYEPRPFDILKEESVSAGIRTKFNLATQLFKLPSEISFGAQYYNEWYETGTFKNLYKDFPGQGSVLGDRLSNNEQDRNYSNFFAQINLDLTEKWSLEVGANLNTTKYSLTDLFSSDQINQSGNYSFETIFSPRIGSSYEIVRGKNIYASISQGFSTPTVSETLTPDGQINTSLKPEIGTNFEVGFKGNWLDNNLYIELSVYSIQIDNLLVAQRIAEDQYIGMNAGKTNHNGIEFLTNYNFQLSKSILVKPYLNAAFNFFEFDQFINDDKDFSGNKLPGVPKYTMNVGVDLKTFNGFEFFANFRNVGELPLNDANSEFTDSYNLLNFKASYSFKIYKSFELNLYGGVNNALDEQYAASVVTNAVAFGSQAPRYYYPGNPRNYYGGLQLSYGF is encoded by the coding sequence GTGAAAAAATATTTTATACTTCTACTATTCATTTCATCTGTTGGACAATTATTCTCTCAGCAAGTTCAGTTCAAAGTTTTAAACAGATTAAGCCAACAGCCTATAGCTGCAGTGAATATTTATAAAGGTGCAGAATGGATAACGGTCTCTAACAAAGAGGGACAATTCATTGTAAATCTGGACTCAATTTCTGAAAACTATATATTGAAAGCTATTGGCTACCAAAATTTGTCGGTTCAGCTATCGTCAACTAGTGGAGAAAGAGTGTTCTATTTATCTACATTGGTAGAGGCATTATCCGAAGTGCAAATTCGAAGTACAAATATTCCTACAGGACTTCAAAATATTTCGTCCTCTATCAGTGTAATTCGTGCAGCAGAATTTAGAAGAACCGATGCAACAAACATTCTAGAGAGTTTAAATAATGTCCCTGGAATTTACATCAATCAAGGCGCTCTAAACACTAATAAAATTAATATTCGTGGGATTGGCGCGAGATCGCAGTATAGCACCAATAGAATTCAGGCGTACTATGATGGCATTCCATTATCCACTGCCGAAGGTGAGTTAACTTTAGACGATTTTGACCAAGAAGCTGTAGAGCGAGTAGAAATTATCAAAGGACCAACATCGAGTGTATATGGAGCAGGTCTTGGAGGCTCAATTAATTTATATTCAAAAACATCTATTAAAGCCGAAACATCAGCAAAATTGGGCAGTCAATTTGGAAGTTATAACACCCAAAAACACGTTTTACAAGCATCAAATTCAACCGAAAACTCCTCAATATTTGCAACTTTCTCAAGTTTAGAAAGCGATGGATACCGCGAAAACGGAAATTATGATCGTAAATCCGCTTTAGTAAATGGAGCTATTTCTACCAGCGATAAAGGTAAATTATCCTATATCGCCAATTTCACTCAACTTAAAGCTTTCATTCCAAGTTCGCTCAACAAAAATGATTATTTAAATAATCCCGAAAGTGCATCCTTCACTTGGAAGCAAGCTCAAGGCTTCGAATCCTATGACCGCGGACTTCTTGGCGGCTCCTACACGCACTCGCTTTCTGATAATTTTACCAATACGACCAGCATTTTTATTAGTTTTAGAGATGCTTACGAACCTCGTCCTTTTGACATTTTAAAAGAAGAATCCGTTTCTGCTGGAATCCGCACCAAATTTAATTTAGCCACTCAACTTTTCAAACTTCCTTCGGAAATCAGCTTTGGTGCGCAGTACTATAATGAGTGGTATGAAACTGGAACTTTTAAAAATCTTTATAAAGATTTTCCAGGCCAAGGAAGTGTTTTAGGTGACAGACTTAGCAACAACGAACAAGATCGAAACTACTCGAACTTCTTTGCACAAATTAATCTGGACCTAACTGAAAAATGGAGTCTTGAAGTAGGTGCAAATTTAAATACCACAAAGTATAGCCTGACAGATTTATTTAGTAGTGATCAGATAAATCAGAGTGGTAACTATAGTTTCGAAACAATTTTTTCTCCTCGAATTGGAAGTAGCTACGAAATTGTAAGAGGAAAAAACATCTATGCATCGATCAGTCAAGGATTCTCTACGCCAACAGTTTCTGAAACTTTAACTCCAGATGGTCAAATAAATACTAGTTTGAAACCAGAAATTGGCACCAACTTCGAAGTCGGTTTTAAAGGAAATTGGCTGGATAATAATTTGTACATAGAGCTATCTGTCTATTCCATTCAGATTGACAATTTACTAGTGGCACAGCGAATTGCTGAAGACCAATATATTGGAATGAATGCAGGAAAAACGAATCACAACGGAATTGAATTTCTGACCAACTATAATTTCCAACTGTCAAAGTCGATTTTAGTTAAACCTTATCTAAACGCTGCTTTCAACTTTTTTGAATTTGATCAATTTATAAATGATGACAAGGATTTTTCTGGCAATAAACTTCCCGGCGTCCCGAAATACACAATGAATGTAGGAGTGGATTTAAAAACCTTCAATGGTTTTGAGTTTTTTGCAAATTTTAGAAATGTAGGCGAATTGCCGTTAAATGATGCAAATTCTGAATTCACAGATTCTTACAATTTACTAAATTTTAAAGCTAGTTATAGTTTCAAAATCTATAAAAGTTTTGAACTAAATCTTTATGGCGGAGTAAATAACGCGCTAGATGAACAATATGCTGCGAGCGTTGTGACCAATGCCGTAGCCTTTGGAAGTCAAGCTCCAAGGTATTATTATCCAGGAAATCCTAGAAATTATTATGGTGGCTTGCAGTTGAGTTATGGGTTTTAG